A single region of the Bacteroidota bacterium genome encodes:
- a CDS encoding acyl-CoA dehydrogenase family protein — protein MTTNAQEFTKANKQDVYNHPDYYLLDELLSEEHKLIRSAVRDYVKKELSPIIEDVAQKAVFPVHMVKQLGELGCYAPQLPIEYGCGGMDYITYGIMMQELERCDSGVRSTASVQGSLVMYPIYKFGSEEQKHKYLPKLAKGDLLGCFGLTEPNHGSDPGGMTTNFKPAGDGKHVILNGAKMWISNSPYADIAVVWAKNENGKIKGIIVERGMEGFTTPETHNKWSLRASATGELVFNDVKVPVENILPGVEGLKGPLTCLNSARYGISWGALGAAMDCYDTALRYSKERIQFGKPIAGFQLQQKKLAEMITEITKAQLLTWRLGVLMNEGRATPAQISMAKRNNVDLALNVARNARQMLGGMGITGEYPIMRHMMNLESVVTYEGTHDIHLLITGLDVTGENAFA, from the coding sequence ATGACAACAAACGCACAAGAATTCACAAAAGCCAACAAGCAAGATGTTTACAACCATCCAGATTATTATTTATTGGATGAATTATTGAGTGAAGAACATAAATTAATTCGTAGCGCAGTACGCGATTACGTAAAAAAAGAACTTTCACCCATTATAGAAGATGTGGCTCAAAAAGCAGTATTTCCTGTTCACATGGTTAAACAACTGGGAGAATTAGGTTGCTATGCCCCTCAATTACCAATTGAATACGGTTGCGGAGGAATGGATTATATTACTTATGGTATTATGATGCAGGAATTAGAGCGTTGCGACTCAGGCGTACGTTCTACTGCTTCGGTACAAGGAAGTTTAGTAATGTATCCTATTTATAAATTTGGTAGCGAAGAGCAAAAGCATAAATATTTACCCAAATTAGCCAAAGGCGATTTATTGGGATGTTTTGGTTTAACAGAACCTAACCATGGTTCAGATCCGGGTGGAATGACTACCAATTTTAAACCTGCCGGTGATGGTAAACACGTTATTTTAAATGGCGCTAAAATGTGGATTTCCAATTCACCTTATGCTGATATAGCAGTAGTTTGGGCTAAAAACGAAAACGGAAAAATAAAAGGAATTATAGTAGAGCGTGGTATGGAAGGTTTTACCACTCCGGAAACGCATAACAAATGGAGCTTACGTGCGAGTGCTACCGGTGAGTTAGTGTTTAACGATGTAAAAGTTCCTGTTGAAAATATTTTACCGGGTGTAGAGGGATTAAAAGGTCCATTGACTTGTTTAAACTCTGCACGATATGGTATTAGTTGGGGTGCATTAGGGGCTGCTATGGATTGTTACGATACCGCATTGCGTTACAGCAAAGAGCGTATTCAGTTTGGTAAACCTATTGCTGGTTTCCAATTGCAACAAAAAAAGTTAGCTGAAATGATTACCGAAATTACCAAAGCACAGTTGTTAACCTGGCGCTTAGGTGTTTTAATGAACGAAGGCAGAGCTACTCCGGCACAAATAAGTATGGCTAAGCGTAACAATGTTGATTTGGCTTTAAATGTAGCCCGCAATGCCCGTCAAATGCTGGGTGGTATGGGTATTACAGGCGAGTACCCTATTATGCGCCATATGATGAATTTAGAATCGGTAGTAACTTACGAAGGAACACACGATATACATTTATTAATTACAGGACTAGATGTTACAGGTGAAAATGCTTTCGCATAA
- the folB gene encoding dihydroneopterin aldolase, with the protein MKVETCLENLEFFAYHGLYDYEKVNGGKFRIDVTLSENVNNNKSFETLEDVLNYEKVFAIVKKEMEQPRDFIETVAADIITQLKTDYNHLANITVKITKYNPAGKFDGGNASVTLSI; encoded by the coding sequence ATGAAAGTAGAAACCTGTTTAGAGAACCTTGAATTTTTTGCCTACCACGGATTATATGACTATGAAAAGGTAAATGGCGGTAAATTCAGGATAGATGTTACTTTGAGTGAAAACGTAAACAACAACAAAAGCTTTGAAACGCTTGAAGATGTATTGAATTACGAAAAGGTATTTGCCATAGTAAAAAAAGAAATGGAACAACCCAGGGATTTTATTGAAACAGTGGCAGCCGATATTATTACACAGCTAAAAACTGACTACAATCATTTAGCCAACATTACGGTTAAAATTACCAAATACAACCCAGCAGGTAAATTTGATGGTGGCAATGCCAGTGTGACTTTGAGTATATGA
- a CDS encoding patatin-like phospholipase family protein has product MMKKVGIVLSGGGARGFGHLGVLKALEEIDITPSIMAGSSAGAIVAAFYSAGYEPEEIMEIARKGNFFSMSNLMLRKASGLFAMKSFEQIYLKCFPKDLIEALPIPVCIAATDMIKAKTKYFTEGSLAKALMASSCLPLVFEPIHYNDGIYLDGGILNNLPVEALVGKCDFIIGVHVNEMSPKLADFKLKDMLDRTFHLTMSKTVYDKASQCDLFIDPPNMSRFGMFEVQKAEEIFLYCYHYTKELLNQKEVFDCIEDLV; this is encoded by the coding sequence ATGATGAAAAAAGTTGGAATTGTTTTATCAGGTGGAGGAGCCCGTGGTTTTGGACACTTGGGTGTTTTAAAAGCATTAGAAGAAATTGATATTACTCCTTCCATTATGGCCGGTAGTAGTGCCGGAGCCATTGTAGCTGCTTTTTATTCAGCAGGATATGAGCCGGAGGAAATAATGGAAATAGCCCGCAAAGGGAACTTTTTCAGTATGTCAAACTTAATGCTGCGTAAAGCCTCGGGTTTGTTTGCCATGAAGTCGTTTGAACAAATTTATTTAAAGTGTTTTCCCAAAGATTTAATAGAAGCATTACCCATACCCGTTTGTATAGCCGCAACTGATATGATAAAGGCAAAAACCAAATATTTTACAGAAGGCAGTTTAGCTAAAGCATTGATGGCTTCTTCTTGTTTACCTTTGGTTTTTGAACCTATACACTATAACGATGGCATATATTTAGACGGTGGAATTTTAAATAACCTGCCAGTGGAAGCCTTAGTTGGTAAATGCGATTTTATTATTGGTGTACATGTAAATGAAATGAGCCCTAAGCTGGCAGACTTTAAACTAAAAGACATGTTGGATAGAACTTTTCATTTAACGATGAGTAAAACGGTTTACGATAAAGCAAGCCAATGCGATTTGTTTATTGATCCACCAAATATGAGCCGGTTTGGTATGTTTGAAGTACAAAAAGCAGAAGAAATATTTTTATATTGTTACCATTACACCAAAGAGTTGCTCAATCAAAAGGAAGTATTTGATTGCATAGAAGATTTGGTGTAA
- a CDS encoding aminopeptidase P N-terminal domain-containing protein codes for MQKYGPINNELFKLNRANFIKQLKQNSIAIFNSNDEHPWNGDATHKFKQNSDIFYLSGVDQEESILVIYPDSPTPELREALFIKQTNDLMVTWNGYKLTPAQAQEVSGIANVFWLDDFETKIRPAINYAQNIYLSLNENDRSSVTTPYKDLRFAQSMREKYPLHNFERAAPIVQRLRSIKSKYELALMNNAIGLSEKMIQRLFKFIKPGVWEYEIEAEIIHTYISNRGNGHSFQPIVASGQNSCILHYNDNNQQCKDGDVILIDSGADYANYASDMTRTLPVNGKFTPRQKQVYNAVLHVMNEAKKLLKPGVMLMEYQAQVGLIMEEQLVKLGLLTADDIAKQNPNWPAYKRYFMHGTSHFLGIDVHDVGMRYEPMKAGMTFSCEPGIYIKEEAIGIRLENEILITETGCDDLMAHIPIEADHIEDLMNK; via the coding sequence ATGCAAAAATACGGTCCCATTAACAACGAGCTTTTTAAGTTAAATAGAGCCAATTTTATAAAACAATTAAAACAAAACAGTATTGCTATTTTTAATTCAAACGATGAACATCCTTGGAATGGCGATGCTACCCATAAGTTTAAACAAAACAGCGATATTTTTTATTTAAGCGGAGTAGATCAGGAAGAAAGCATTTTGGTTATTTATCCTGATAGCCCGACACCTGAATTGCGTGAAGCTTTGTTTATAAAACAAACCAATGATTTAATGGTAACCTGGAATGGCTACAAGCTTACTCCGGCACAAGCGCAAGAGGTAAGCGGTATAGCCAATGTATTTTGGTTGGATGATTTTGAAACCAAAATTCGCCCTGCCATTAACTATGCTCAAAACATTTACTTAAGCTTAAACGAAAACGACCGTAGTTCTGTAACAACGCCATACAAGGATTTGCGTTTTGCTCAAAGCATGCGCGAAAAATACCCCTTGCATAATTTTGAACGTGCAGCACCTATTGTACAACGTTTACGTTCCATCAAATCTAAATACGAATTGGCATTAATGAATAATGCCATTGGCTTAAGTGAAAAAATGATTCAAAGGCTTTTTAAATTTATAAAACCCGGTGTTTGGGAATACGAAATTGAAGCAGAGATTATTCATACCTATATAAGCAACAGGGGTAACGGACATTCATTCCAGCCTATTGTAGCCAGCGGCCAAAACTCGTGTATTTTGCATTACAACGACAATAACCAACAATGTAAAGATGGGGATGTAATTTTAATAGATAGCGGTGCTGACTATGCTAACTACGCAAGCGATATGACTAGGACATTGCCTGTAAACGGCAAATTCACGCCTCGTCAGAAACAAGTATACAATGCAGTATTGCATGTAATGAACGAAGCAAAAAAACTACTAAAACCGGGTGTCATGTTAATGGAATATCAGGCACAAGTGGGTTTAATTATGGAAGAGCAACTGGTAAAACTAGGTTTACTTACGGCTGATGATATAGCAAAACAAAATCCGAACTGGCCGGCTTATAAAAGATATTTTATGCATGGAACCAGTCACTTTTTAGGCATTGACGTACATGATGTAGGCATGCGCTACGAGCCGATGAAAGCAGGTATGACTTTTAGCTGTGAACCGGGTATTTATATTAAGGAAGAAGCTATAGGTATTCGTTTAGAAAATGAAATATTAATTACTGAAACCGGTTGTGACGATTTAATGGCACATATTCCTATAGAAGCTGATCATATTGAAGATTTAATGAATAAGTAA
- a CDS encoding 1-acyl-sn-glycerol-3-phosphate acyltransferase has translation MIDIDKAFEDKNPQLYKLLPGFLLSWIKKTIHQDEINNFVIANENSNGITFGTNAIAALGAQSASTGIENIPKTGGVIIAANHPIGGADGLAFIAEVGKVRSDLKFIVNDLLMQFKSLEEIFIPVNKHGTNTKNNLLRIEQLYAEGHCILIFPAGLCSRKQNGKIIDLPWQKSFINQAIKNQLPIIPTYINARNSNKFYNIAIIRKWLGIKANLEMFFLPAEMFKQNGKTIHFTFGQPIPATAFNKTKNTYQWAQALKHFIYQLKENSQARFE, from the coding sequence ATGATAGATATAGACAAAGCTTTTGAAGATAAAAATCCGCAATTGTATAAACTGTTGCCTGGCTTTTTATTGAGTTGGATTAAAAAAACCATACACCAAGACGAAATAAACAACTTTGTAATAGCCAATGAAAATAGCAATGGCATTACATTTGGTACCAATGCTATTGCTGCGCTTGGTGCTCAATCAGCATCTACGGGTATAGAAAATATTCCTAAAACAGGCGGTGTTATTATAGCTGCTAACCACCCAATTGGTGGTGCAGATGGTTTGGCTTTTATAGCTGAAGTAGGTAAAGTGCGTAGCGATTTAAAATTTATTGTAAACGACTTGCTGATGCAGTTTAAAAGTTTAGAAGAAATATTTATACCGGTAAATAAACACGGTACCAATACTAAAAACAACCTGCTAAGAATAGAGCAACTTTATGCTGAAGGTCACTGTATTTTAATATTTCCCGCAGGTTTATGCAGTCGGAAACAAAACGGAAAAATTATAGATTTACCTTGGCAAAAAAGTTTCATTAACCAGGCTATAAAAAACCAATTGCCTATTATTCCTACTTATATTAATGCCCGCAATAGCAATAAGTTTTATAACATAGCTATAATTAGAAAATGGTTAGGCATAAAAGCCAATTTAGAAATGTTTTTTTTACCCGCTGAAATGTTTAAACAAAACGGAAAAACTATTCATTTTACATTTGGACAACCTATACCTGCTACTGCTTTTAACAAAACCAAAAACACTTACCAATGGGCGCAAGCACTTAAACATTTCATATACCAACTAAAAGAAAATAGCCAAGCCCGTTTTGAATAG
- a CDS encoding GNAT family N-acetyltransferase encodes MQQIVDKIDRALLKSELTAERFVRPTNNITNEIYIFDGNTAPNLMLEVGRLREISFREAGGGSGKSADIDEHDNGKYAYKQLIVWNPEDEEIVGGYRYALCNDVVDKDGNYHLSTAEIFSYSDKLKTDYFPYTIELGRSFVQPQYQPSLDNRKGLFSLDNLWDGLGALTVLHPHIKYFFGKVTNYQHFSKEARDYILAFMDYYFPEKDGLVLIPNPLKTETDCTAFLKNIHGLPFKEGHLYLNKMVRSLGEYIPPLFNNYMNLSPTMKTFGTAVNSHFGYVEETGIMVTIDDIYPTKKDRHIKSYIEYLNAKQ; translated from the coding sequence ATGCAGCAAATAGTTGACAAAATAGATAGAGCCCTGCTAAAAAGCGAACTTACAGCTGAAAGGTTTGTAAGACCTACCAACAATATTACTAACGAAATATATATTTTTGACGGAAATACTGCGCCTAATCTTATGCTTGAAGTTGGTCGTTTGCGCGAAATTTCATTTAGAGAGGCCGGAGGAGGATCAGGTAAAAGTGCTGATATTGATGAACACGATAACGGCAAATATGCATACAAGCAACTGATAGTTTGGAACCCCGAAGATGAAGAAATAGTAGGTGGTTACCGTTATGCATTATGCAATGATGTGGTAGATAAAGATGGTAACTACCACCTTTCAACGGCTGAAATTTTCAGCTATAGCGATAAACTTAAAACTGATTATTTTCCTTATACTATAGAGTTGGGCAGAAGCTTTGTACAACCGCAATACCAACCATCGCTTGATAACAGAAAAGGTTTATTTAGCCTAGACAATTTATGGGATGGTTTAGGTGCTTTAACCGTTTTGCACCCACACATAAAATACTTTTTTGGCAAGGTAACTAACTACCAACATTTTAGTAAAGAAGCCCGGGATTATATATTGGCTTTTATGGATTATTATTTCCCTGAAAAAGATGGTTTGGTTTTAATACCTAACCCTTTAAAAACGGAAACGGATTGCACTGCGTTTTTAAAAAATATACATGGTTTACCTTTTAAAGAAGGGCATCTATACTTAAACAAAATGGTTCGTTCTTTAGGTGAGTATATTCCACCTTTGTTTAACAATTACATGAACCTGAGTCCAACCATGAAAACCTTTGGAACTGCTGTAAACAGCCACTTTGGTTATGTAGAGGAAACTGGTATCATGGTTACTATTGACGACATCTATCCAACTAAAAAGGATAGGCATATTAAAAGCTATATTGAATACTTAAATGCCAAGCAATAA
- a CDS encoding cation-translocating P-type ATPase gives MKKQQTNWHLFPLTEITKLLSTKPEGLTNAIALQRLTEFGKNQLEDKKKKTVWHMILNQLKDFMILILFAAAVISGILGDLTDTIIIFAIIIINAIVGFIQEYRADKAIEALKKMATSNAKVIRENKTIEILSSDLVPGDVLLLEAGNIIAADIRFFETHQLKVDESALTGESENVEKYPEELPEGDYALGDRTNIGFKGTFITNGRALAYVVETGMNTELGSIAKMIQTDETVTPLQKRLAAFGKRLSVVILIICAIIFGFGLFRGENILTMLLTAISLAVAAIPEALPALVTIALALGAKQLVKSKALIRKLPAVETLGSVNVICTDKTGTLTLNKMTVEEVFETSDKSFNTIFETENSLFSAMALNNDVSKNKEGNWMGDSTEVAMVQYAFDKSFKRKSLENKYKRLAEIPFDSTRKCMTTFHQTENGVIAITKGAVEILLKKLSKNQTKEVKDFESNANKMAEQGYRVLAFAMKTFETMPTDLKAEDIETSLTLVGFVGLMDPPREEAKKAIEQCKKAGIITVMITGDHKLTAQSIAKQLGILSSDEDKILSGAELEDLSKSQFKKIVESVRVYARVNPEQKLQIVKALQEKNHYVAMTGDGVNDAPALKNADIGIAMGINGTEVSKEASHMILLDDNFSTIVKAVKHGRRVFDNILKFIKYIMTGNSGEIWAIFLAPFLGLPIPLLAIHILWINLITDGLPGLALASEPAEKNIMNRPPRNAKQNIFGGGMAIHILWVGFLIGATTLGLQAWAIYSGKTHWQTMAFSVLCFSQLGQAMAVRSEQESIFKIGIFSNKPMLLAILITVGLQLLVIYLPFLNNVFKTQPLTFLELAITIAVSSIVFWAVELEKRVKRFRMAKN, from the coding sequence ATGAAAAAGCAGCAAACGAATTGGCATTTATTTCCGCTTACTGAAATAACAAAATTATTAAGTACCAAACCAGAAGGCTTGACCAATGCCATTGCCTTGCAACGCTTAACAGAATTTGGAAAAAACCAGTTGGAGGATAAAAAGAAAAAAACGGTTTGGCACATGATTTTGAATCAGCTTAAAGATTTTATGATTCTGATCCTTTTTGCAGCAGCTGTTATTTCTGGCATTTTGGGCGATTTAACAGATACCATTATCATATTTGCCATCATCATTATTAATGCAATTGTTGGATTTATTCAAGAATACCGAGCCGATAAAGCCATTGAAGCATTGAAAAAAATGGCAACCAGTAATGCAAAGGTAATCCGTGAAAATAAAACCATTGAAATTCTTTCATCAGACTTGGTTCCGGGTGATGTGTTATTGCTGGAAGCCGGAAATATTATAGCCGCAGATATTCGTTTTTTTGAAACACATCAGCTTAAAGTAGATGAATCGGCTTTAACTGGTGAATCGGAAAATGTAGAAAAATATCCCGAAGAATTACCCGAAGGTGATTATGCATTAGGAGATAGAACCAATATTGGCTTTAAAGGTACTTTTATAACCAATGGAAGGGCACTTGCTTATGTGGTGGAAACAGGAATGAATACAGAACTAGGTAGCATTGCAAAAATGATTCAAACCGATGAAACCGTTACACCTTTGCAAAAAAGATTGGCTGCTTTTGGTAAAAGATTATCGGTAGTTATTTTAATTATTTGTGCCATCATTTTTGGTTTTGGTTTGTTTCGGGGTGAAAATATTTTAACCATGTTACTTACCGCTATTTCGCTAGCAGTAGCTGCTATTCCGGAGGCTTTACCAGCCTTAGTAACTATTGCACTTGCTTTAGGTGCAAAACAATTGGTAAAAAGTAAAGCCTTAATAAGAAAACTTCCTGCTGTAGAAACACTGGGTTCTGTTAATGTAATTTGTACGGATAAAACGGGAACACTTACTTTAAATAAAATGACGGTGGAAGAAGTTTTTGAAACATCGGACAAAAGTTTTAACACCATTTTTGAGACTGAAAATTCATTGTTTAGTGCCATGGCTTTAAACAATGATGTGTCAAAAAATAAAGAAGGAAATTGGATGGGCGATTCAACCGAGGTAGCTATGGTACAATATGCTTTTGATAAAAGCTTTAAGAGAAAATCCTTAGAAAATAAATATAAAAGATTAGCTGAAATTCCTTTTGATTCTACCCGAAAATGTATGACTACTTTTCATCAAACTGAAAACGGAGTAATTGCTATTACCAAAGGTGCGGTGGAAATTTTATTGAAAAAACTTTCAAAGAATCAAACGAAAGAAGTCAAAGATTTTGAATCAAATGCTAATAAAATGGCAGAACAAGGTTATCGGGTTTTGGCTTTTGCCATGAAAACATTTGAAACGATGCCAACGGATTTGAAAGCGGAAGATATAGAAACATCGTTAACTTTAGTAGGTTTTGTAGGATTAATGGATCCACCTAGAGAAGAAGCAAAAAAGGCTATTGAACAATGTAAAAAAGCCGGAATTATTACTGTAATGATTACTGGTGACCATAAATTGACAGCTCAATCTATTGCTAAACAATTAGGCATTCTTAGTTCTGATGAAGATAAAATATTAAGTGGTGCTGAATTGGAAGATTTAAGTAAAAGCCAGTTTAAAAAAATAGTAGAAAGTGTAAGAGTATATGCGAGGGTAAATCCTGAACAAAAACTACAAATAGTAAAAGCTTTACAAGAAAAAAATCATTATGTAGCCATGACAGGAGATGGAGTGAATGATGCGCCTGCTCTTAAAAATGCTGATATTGGCATAGCCATGGGCATAAATGGAACAGAGGTTTCGAAAGAGGCTTCTCACATGATATTATTAGATGATAATTTTTCGACCATTGTGAAAGCAGTTAAGCATGGCAGACGAGTTTTTGATAATATTTTAAAGTTTATCAAATACATTATGACAGGTAATTCAGGTGAAATTTGGGCTATTTTTTTAGCACCATTTTTAGGTTTGCCTATTCCATTATTAGCCATTCATATTCTATGGATTAATTTAATTACAGATGGATTGCCAGGGCTTGCATTGGCATCGGAACCAGCTGAAAAAAACATTATGAATAGACCACCCAGAAATGCTAAACAAAATATTTTTGGTGGAGGTATGGCTATTCATATTTTGTGGGTAGGGTTTTTAATTGGAGCAACTACACTTGGACTCCAAGCCTGGGCTATTTATAGTGGTAAAACACATTGGCAAACCATGGCATTTTCAGTGCTTTGTTTTAGTCAACTAGGGCAAGCTATGGCTGTACGTTCAGAGCAGGAATCCATCTTTAAAATTGGTATTTTTTCAAATAAGCCCATGCTTTTGGCAATCTTAATAACTGTTGGTCTTCAATTGTTGGTTATTTATCTTCCTTTTCTGAATAATGTATTTAAAACACAACCGTTAACTTTTTTAGAGCTGGCTATTACCATTGCTGTTTCAAGTATTGTATTTTGGGCAGTAGAATTAGAGAAAAGAGTGAAAAGGTTTAGAATGGCGAAAAATTAA